CCCACCAGCGCGCAGGCCAGCGCCAGCCGCTGCTTCTGGCCGCCGGACAAACCGCCCACCCGCGCGCCGCGCTTCTCCCCGAGCTGCACGAGGTCGATCACGTCGGCCACCGTGCGTCCGCGCTCGTAGAAGCTGCGGAAGAGTGTCACCGTCTCCAGCACGGTCAGCTTCTCGGCCAGCTGCGTTTCCTGCAGCTGCATGCCCACCTGGCTGCGCAACCACTGCGGGTCGCGGTCCCAGGTGCGGCCGAGCACGCGCACCGTGCCCGCGTCGGGCGTGGTGAGCCCCTCGCAGATCTCGATCGTGGTGGTCTTGCCGGCACCGTTCGGGCCGAGCAGGCCGAAGCACTGGCCGGTGGGCACGCGCAGGTCGAGGCCATTCACGGCGTGCACGTCTCCGTACGACTTCCGGAGACCGATGACTTCGAGGGCGAGTTCGGCGTGCGACATCGTCACGGGGGGGCGGGGATGGGCAACAGGACCGGAAACCTACGCCGGGGCCCCCAGCGGTGGCGATCCCGCGCGCGCACCACGTAACCTTCGCGCGGCGTGGGACATCAGGGCACCGCACATTGCACCCGACGACAGATGCGCACTGCACGACGGATCGGGCCGCTTTCAATCGCACCCTTCGTGCTGCTGCTGGCGGGGCAGCTCCCGGGCCAGCGTCCCGGTGCGCCACCCGTCGACCTCCCGCTCTACACGGGTGTGCTGCCGGGGGCACCGCGGTCGACGCAGCCGGAGGTGTTCACGCCCGCCACCGCCGCCGATCCCATCGCCATCGTCCGGCACGTGCAGGAGCCCTCGGTGCGCGTCTTCCTGCCGCCGCGCGCCCGTGCCAACGGCAGCGCGATCGTGATCTATCCCGGCGGCGGGTACGGCGTGCTCGCCATCGAGCACGAGGGGTGGCAGGAGGCGCGGTGGCTCAACCGGCACGGCATCGCGGCGATCGTGGTCAAGTACCGCGTGTCGGATCGCGAGACGGCGGCCTACGGATTCCCCGTGCCACTGCTCGACGCGCGCCAGGCGCTTCGCCTCACCCGTGCCAACGCGGCCGCGTGGAACATCGACGCCCATCGCATCGGCGTGATGGGGTTCTCCGCCGGCGGGCACCTCGCGAGCATGATGCTGACCCTCGCCGACGAGGTGCTGCCGGGTGAGCGGCGCGACGGTGTTGGCGCCGTGAGCGCAACCCCGGACTTCGGCGTGCTCGTGTATCCCGTCATCAGCATGCACGAACCGTGGGGACACCGCGGCTCCGCCGACAACCTCCTCCCCACCCTCGCCGTGCCGCAGCGCGCGCGCTACTCCACCAACCTGCGCGTCACCGACTCCACCCCGCCCACCATCCTCATCGCCACCCAGGATGACGACGCGGTGCCTCCGCAGAACGCCATCGCCTTCCACCAGGCGATGATCGCGCACCACGTACCCGGCGAGCTGCACATCTGGGAGAAGGGCGGCCACGGCTTCGGCATGCTCGACGGCCGGCCACCGGTTGCCCGGGCGTGGCTGCCGGTGACGCTGGCCTGGCTCGCCGGCCGCGGCCTTCTCGCCAACCGCTGACACTCGCCGCCGAGCGCGCCCGTGCGCTACTGCCGGATGACCGTCGACTCCGGCTTGCGGTACTTCACGTCCATTGCCTCATAGCGCTGCAGCTGCGCCGGGAGCCGCTGCATGAAGTCGGCGAAGTCCTTCCGCGCCGGCGCCGTCCACAGCACCTCCGCCAGGGCGCTCATGCGCGGGAACGCCATGTACTCCAGCGCCTTGGGGTCGGGGATGTACTCCGTCCAGAGCTGCGCCTGCGCGCCGAGGATGTGGCGCGCCTGGGCGGCGGTCAGCTCCCGCGGCACGGGTTCGAACGAGTACACGGTGTCGATCGGGAGGAATCCGCCGATCGACAGCGGCTCCGCCGCCTTGTCCTGCGACTGCAGGTGGTCGAAGTAGGTGTGGCTGCCCGGCGCCATGATCACGTCGTGGTTCGCCTGCGCCGCCGCGATCCCGCCGTCGGTCCCGCGCCACGACATCACCGTCGCGTTCTCGGCCAGCCCGCCCTCGAGGATCTCGTCCCACCCGATCAGCCGGCGTCCGTGCGTCGTCAGGAAGGTGTCCATCTGCCGGATGAACCAGCTCTGCATCTCGTGCTCGTCCTTCAGGCCGAGTGCCCGGATGCGCGCCTGCACCTCGGCGCTCGCCTGCCACTGCGACTTTCCCGCCTCGTCGCCACCGATGTGGATGAACCGTGACGGGAAGAGCCCCATCACCTCGGTCAGCACGTCCTGCATGAACCGCACGGTGGCGTCGGTCGGGTTGAGGATCACGTCGCTCGTCCCCCACACCTGGAACACCTCCACCGAGGTGTCACGCCGCACGCCCAGCTCCGGATAGGCGGCGATGGCGGCCTGCGCATGCCCCGGCATCTCGATTTCCGGCACCACCGTCACGAACCGCGCCGCCGCATACGCCACCACCTCGCGCACATCGTCCTGCGTGTAGAACCCGCAGTGCGGCACCTTGTCGAACACACGCTTCGCCGGGTCGGCCACGAACGGGCCCACCAGCGTCTGTGCGCGGCACGACCCGACGGAGGTGAGGCGCGGGTACTTGCGGATCTCGATCCGCCAGCCCTGGTCCTCGGTCAGGTGCCAGTGGAAGGTGTTCATCCTCATGTGCGCGAGCTGGTCGATGTACTTCAGCACGAATTCCTTCGGCATGAAGTGGCGCCCCGCATCGAGGTGCGCCCCGCGCCACGTGAATCGCGGCGTGTCCTCGATGTGCACGGCCGGTGCGCTCCATGTCGTCGCGCCGCTCGATGCGGCGCGGTAGATCGACGGCGGCAGCAGCTGGCGCAGCGTGCCGAGCCCGTAGAACGCACCGGCCGGTGCCGCCGCGCGCACCGTCACCCCGGCCGGCGTCACGTCCAGCTGGTACCC
This genomic interval from Gemmatimonadaceae bacterium contains the following:
- a CDS encoding alpha/beta hydrolase, coding for MRTARRIGPLSIAPFVLLLAGQLPGQRPGAPPVDLPLYTGVLPGAPRSTQPEVFTPATAADPIAIVRHVQEPSVRVFLPPRARANGSAIVIYPGGGYGVLAIEHEGWQEARWLNRHGIAAIVVKYRVSDRETAAYGFPVPLLDARQALRLTRANAAAWNIDAHRIGVMGFSAGGHLASMMLTLADEVLPGERRDGVGAVSATPDFGVLVYPVISMHEPWGHRGSADNLLPTLAVPQRARYSTNLRVTDSTPPTILIATQDDDAVPPQNAIAFHQAMIAHHVPGELHIWEKGGHGFGMLDGRPPVARAWLPVTLAWLAGRGLLANR
- a CDS encoding beta-N-acetylhexosaminidase, with the translated sequence MARSIVAPVAALLLVLSVTPLRAQHAADPATYPVIPRPAVLTPASGRFTITARTVLRADPSFAAVARRFVRDIEGPTGFTLAVVPSATGGGAGSIRLLRARGALATTLGAEGYQLDVTPAGVTVRAAAPAGAFYGLGTLRQLLPPSIYRAASSGATTWSAPAVHIEDTPRFTWRGAHLDAGRHFMPKEFVLKYIDQLAHMRMNTFHWHLTEDQGWRIEIRKYPRLTSVGSCRAQTLVGPFVADPAKRVFDKVPHCGFYTQDDVREVVAYAAARFVTVVPEIEMPGHAQAAIAAYPELGVRRDTSVEVFQVWGTSDVILNPTDATVRFMQDVLTEVMGLFPSRFIHIGGDEAGKSQWQASAEVQARIRALGLKDEHEMQSWFIRQMDTFLTTHGRRLIGWDEILEGGLAENATVMSWRGTDGGIAAAQANHDVIMAPGSHTYFDHLQSQDKAAEPLSIGGFLPIDTVYSFEPVPRELTAAQARHILGAQAQLWTEYIPDPKALEYMAFPRMSALAEVLWTAPARKDFADFMQRLPAQLQRYEAMDVKYRKPESTVIRQ